The segment ATGACGATTTCGGCAGGCAGCGTCACGTGGCTGCGGCCGTCGTAGTGTTTCTCCCAGTCCCAACTGACCCACTCGGCGGCGTCGCCGTGCCGCAGCGGTGCCAGGACCGTGGTGACGTACCGCTCGATGCCCGCAGCGAGGCCGTTCCAGCCCGGATAGATGTCCTCAAGATGGAACAGGGACACCTTGTGATGCATGCGGAGGCGGGCGGCAAGTTCGACGGCGAGAGTGGTCTTTCCCGCGCCGGAGCGGCCATCGATGGCGATGATCACGGGTGCTGGGGTCATGAAATAGAGCGTACCTGCTGCGGGTCGAGGTGCTGTGCGTGCTGCCTAGCGGCAAGGACGTCACGCGTGTGCGCGACGATCCCGGGAACGGCCGCGCGGATGAGGTCCCAGGTGACGTCGAAATCGTGATGGCCGCCGTACCAGGGGTCCTCGATGCCCAGGTCCAAGGTGCTCCGGCCCGCTACGGACGGGTCGAAACTGCGCAGCATCCGGATCTTGGCAAGTGTTTCCGAGTCCGGGGCGGCCTCGTGGAGCCAGCCGTAGTGATCCACGTCGAGGGCCAAAACCAGGTCCCGCTCCCGGAACCACTCCTGGCGCCAGCTCCTGGCGATGTGACCCTCGGAGCGGATGCGGTGTGCCGAAAGGACCCGGGCCGCGCGTGGATCGATGGGGTGTCCGGCCTCGTAGGACGTGGTTCCCGCAGAGTCGACAACAACCGCTCCACCGAGCCCTCCGGCGTCGAACGCTTCAGTCAACATCAGTTGCGCCATGGGTGAGCGGCAGATGTTTCCCGTGCAGACGGTGATGATGCGGTATGGGCTCGACGCTGAGTACATGGAGCAAGCATGGGGGATGCCACCCGGTCTTGGCTAGTCAAAAACAAAGGGAGTTTACGGAATTTGTAAAGTCGCTGGTGGAGGCGTCAAAGCGCCTCAACTTCCTACCGCTTTTGACCGGGATCGCGGCCGTCGAGTGGCGGGACTCCGGGGGTCGGAAGCGGAAAGCTGGTAGGAAGTTGAGGCGGCCTGAGTCAGGAAATCCGCAAGTGCTCCAGGACTTCCTCAGCCCCGGGGTAGGCGGCCTGGGTGCCCTTCTTGGTGGTGGCGAGCGCTGCGGCAACTGATGCGAATGCCGCGGCTTCGGCCAGGGTTTCGCCTACGGCGAGGCGGGCAGCGACGGCACCGGTGAAGGCGTCCCCTGCGCCGGTCGTATCCACGGCGTTGACCTTGGTGGGTGCGATCCGGGAGATCTGTTCCCCGGACGCGGCGAGTGAATCCAACACCACGGAGCCGTGGGAGCCGAGCGTAACCAATACCCTATGCAATCCGCGCTCGGCGAACTGGCCCCGGACCGGCTCCCAGGCGCTTGCATGCGCGCCCGGGTGGGGCATCTCGGCGTCGCCAAGGAACATTGAGGCTTCGTGGGCGTTGACCAGCAGGACATCGCTCAAGGCTGCAAGGCTTTGCGGTATCTCGGCGTACGGCGAGAGGTTCAACAGAACGGTTGCACCGGCGTCGTGCGCTGTTTTGGCGGCAGCCTCCACAGTCTCGAGGCTGACCTCCAGGCAGAGGCAGAGAACCGCGGCGTCGTCGAAGGCGTCCGCCGACACGTCCGCCGGGGCGAGCGTTCCATTGGCACCGGCCGAAATGATGATGTTGTTCTCACCATTCGCGTCCACCGCGATAACCGCGACGCCGGTGGCCACATCCGCGGAACGGCGGACGCGCGAAACGTCCACGCCGGCCCTTTCCGTGGAGGCGAGGAGCATGTCACCGTTGGAGTCGTTTCCGACGGCGCCGATCAGGCTCACCGTGCCGCCCAGCTTGCTCGCCGCGACGGCCTGGTTGGCGCTCTTGCCGCCGGGATTGACCGCGAAACCGTTGCCGTGGACTGTTTCGCCCGGGAGCGGGAGCCGCTCGCAATAGATGGTCAGGTCCGCGTTCAAGGACCCGACGACGACGATCCTGCGGTTCACTTTTCAACCTCAGCTTCGAGGGGATTGGGGATGAGCAGCGACGCCGCGAAGGCGGCGACAGTGATGGCCAGGCCGACGACGACGACCGTCAAGTACGAGGCCTTGGCGTCGCCGAGCGCCGAGGTCGCCACAAGGACGGCCGGCAACACCAGGAAGCTCAGGCCAGCGCCGAGGTTGAAGGCTCCGGCGTTCATCCCGGGCAGGAAGCCGGGGTTGCCGGCGGGGGAGAGGACAACTCCGAGTCCGTTGAGCATGATGTTGACCGTACCGGCGTACATGATGCCGAGCAAGGCCGTTCCCACGATCATGAGCGGCAGGCTGCTGAGTCCGAAGAACGCGATGATTGCCAGGGCCGCGATGCTTCCCAGCATGCCGATTCGCAGGACTTTGGTGTAGCCGAGTACGGGTGCGAGCCGGCCGCTGATGGGTCCGAACACCCAGCCGAGGAGTGCGTACGGTGTGAGGATCATGAGCGACATCTCGGTGGGGCCAACCCCGAATCCGGGTGCCGCGGCCTGGACGTAGGCCGGGACAATGCCGTTGATGACTGCGAAGATACCCGTCATGGCGAGGGTCGTGGTCAGCAGAGGTGCCCAGGTTGAACGCTGGCGAAGGTGGACGGTTTCCACCATCGGTTCTTTGGAGCGCTTCTCCACTGTCCAGAAGGCGGCGAACGCGGCCGCGGCGACCACAATCAGCCCGATGGCCAGCATCAGCGTTCCGGAAGAGAAGGCGCCGACCAGCTTGGATCCGTCATTGAGGGCTGTCAGGAGAGCG is part of the Arthrobacter ramosus genome and harbors:
- a CDS encoding MFS transporter; amino-acid sequence: MTTLINETKTNRGNVAALMVALLAACVAFQLNASMLSPALVTMGNELHTDQAVIGLSQTWFFTAAALFSLFLPRLSDIVGRKKILLGMMLLMAVGSVIAAMAPDVTWLFVGRIVQGVSGPTVPLCLIMLRSAVNNPRKYGALMGLITAVNGGVAGVDSFVGGYFAEHFGFRSIFWLMVGLAIVATALIAILAGESKPAAGTGMDWLGVFFIVIAVGALLTALNDGSKLVGAFSSGTLMLAIGLIVVAAAAFAAFWTVEKRSKEPMVETVHLRQRSTWAPLLTTTLAMTGIFAVINGIVPAYVQAAAPGFGVGPTEMSLMILTPYALLGWVFGPISGRLAPVLGYTKVLRIGMLGSIAALAIIAFFGLSSLPLMIVGTALLGIMYAGTVNIMLNGLGVVLSPAGNPGFLPGMNAGAFNLGAGLSFLVLPAVLVATSALGDAKASYLTVVVVGLAITVAAFAASLLIPNPLEAEVEK
- a CDS encoding ribokinase is translated as MNRRIVVVGSLNADLTIYCERLPLPGETVHGNGFAVNPGGKSANQAVAASKLGGTVSLIGAVGNDSNGDMLLASTERAGVDVSRVRRSADVATGVAVIAVDANGENNIIISAGANGTLAPADVSADAFDDAAVLCLCLEVSLETVEAAAKTAHDAGATVLLNLSPYAEIPQSLAALSDVLLVNAHEASMFLGDAEMPHPGAHASAWEPVRGQFAERGLHRVLVTLGSHGSVVLDSLAASGEQISRIAPTKVNAVDTTGAGDAFTGAVAARLAVGETLAEAAAFASVAAALATTKKGTQAAYPGAEEVLEHLRIS
- a CDS encoding low molecular weight protein-tyrosine-phosphatase; the protein is MYSASSPYRIITVCTGNICRSPMAQLMLTEAFDAGGLGGAVVVDSAGTTSYEAGHPIDPRAARVLSAHRIRSEGHIARSWRQEWFRERDLVLALDVDHYGWLHEAAPDSETLAKIRMLRSFDPSVAGRSTLDLGIEDPWYGGHHDFDVTWDLIRAAVPGIVAHTRDVLAARQHAQHLDPQQVRSIS